From a region of the Mycobacterium intracellulare ATCC 13950 genome:
- a CDS encoding methyltransferase family protein: MMRTTTAALGSAAFFLVAPGTVAGLIPWLITGWHCHQPLPHWVIAQMVGVLLICVGLVPVVSAFAEFAKAGGTPAPVAAPRRLVVSAFNRYVRNPMYVGLLVVIVGQALLFGSLGTAIYAAVMWAVTASFVRWYEEPTLQRQFGTDYEAYRQAVPAWFPRLRPWTPGPR; encoded by the coding sequence ATGATGCGTACAACGACTGCGGCGCTAGGCAGCGCGGCGTTTTTTCTCGTCGCCCCGGGGACCGTCGCCGGACTGATCCCCTGGCTGATCACCGGCTGGCATTGCCATCAACCGCTGCCACACTGGGTGATCGCCCAAATGGTCGGGGTGCTGCTGATCTGTGTGGGCCTGGTACCGGTGGTGTCGGCGTTTGCGGAGTTCGCCAAGGCGGGCGGCACCCCAGCACCCGTCGCGGCGCCCAGACGACTCGTCGTCAGTGCATTCAACCGGTATGTCCGCAATCCGATGTATGTCGGCCTCCTGGTGGTCATCGTCGGCCAGGCCCTGCTGTTCGGCAGCCTCGGCACGGCCATCTACGCCGCGGTGATGTGGGCGGTGACGGCCTCGTTCGTGCGCTGGTACGAAGAACCCACCCTGCAGCGCCAATTCGGGACCGACTACGAGGCCTATCGGCAGGCGGTGCCCGCGTGGTTTCCGCGACTGCGCCCGTGGACGCCCGGCCCAAGATGA
- a CDS encoding adenylate/guanylate cyclase domain-containing protein — MTGRSTEPVPPDEQNPARTTWRRLRALSRFSIQSKVMLMLLVASLASLGVIGTVEYVAARNALLPAASERMTQMRAAQKRAIETLFSDLSDSLVVYSHGTTALDAVREFTAGFDQLANAPVDPGQQRALVDFYTKKLIEPIERDTGKKLALDAVLPSNNAQKYLQAHYTVAANRSSNQTGSTPDDAGDGSAWSAANARFNDYFREIATRFEYRDALLLDTRGNVVYSVKKSASLGTNVRTGPYRQSNLRDAYEKAMAANSVDFVWITDFAPYQAQLGQPIAWLTAPIGPPGNAAGVLALPLPIAKVNRIMTADKQWKAAGMGDTAETYLAGPDHLMRSDSRLFLEDPQRYKRDAVAAGTRPAAVDTAIRWGGTTLVQPVATAAVRAADRGESGTLTDTSYLGRRELTAYAPLSVPNSDLHWSIVATRETAEANARVMSLTQTLVITTTAMVFVICVAALLVAQIFVRPIRRLQAGAQEIGAGNYDVAIPVTSHDEIGELTAAFNEMSRNLQIKEELLGEQRKENDRLLGSLMPEPVARRYREGEHTIAQEHQDVTVIFADLVGLDEISGRLSGRELVGIVDELIRELDSAAESLGIEPIRTLHNGYLASCGLNFPRLDSVHRTVEFAVEMKDIIARFNTRTGYHLALRAGINTGNVISGLVGRSSIVYDMWGAAVNLAHQTRSSTTQTGIYVTSKVYEVMHDIRQFTPAGTITVGGVEQQIWKLSEG; from the coding sequence ATGACGGGGCGCTCGACCGAGCCGGTCCCCCCGGACGAGCAGAACCCGGCCCGGACGACGTGGCGTCGCCTACGAGCGCTGTCCCGATTCAGCATTCAGTCCAAGGTGATGCTGATGCTGCTGGTGGCCAGCCTGGCCTCGCTGGGAGTGATCGGAACAGTCGAATACGTCGCGGCGCGCAACGCGCTGTTGCCCGCGGCCTCCGAGCGGATGACCCAGATGCGCGCGGCGCAGAAACGGGCCATCGAGACCCTGTTCTCGGATCTGTCGGATTCGCTGGTCGTCTACAGCCACGGAACCACCGCGTTGGACGCGGTGCGCGAGTTCACCGCCGGCTTCGACCAACTGGCCAACGCTCCCGTCGACCCCGGGCAGCAACGTGCGCTGGTGGACTTCTACACCAAAAAGCTGATCGAACCGATCGAGCGCGACACCGGCAAGAAGCTGGCCCTCGACGCCGTGCTGCCGAGCAACAACGCACAGAAGTACCTGCAGGCGCACTACACCGTGGCGGCGAATCGGTCCTCCAATCAGACGGGCTCCACGCCCGACGACGCCGGCGACGGCAGCGCATGGTCGGCCGCCAATGCGCGCTTCAACGACTACTTTCGCGAGATCGCAACCCGATTCGAGTACCGGGACGCGCTGCTGCTCGACACCCGCGGCAACGTCGTCTACAGCGTGAAGAAATCCGCGTCCCTCGGTACCAACGTCCGCACCGGCCCGTATCGCCAATCCAACCTGCGCGACGCCTACGAGAAGGCGATGGCCGCCAACTCGGTGGACTTCGTGTGGATCACCGACTTCGCGCCCTATCAGGCTCAACTCGGTCAGCCCATCGCGTGGTTGACGGCACCGATCGGTCCACCCGGCAACGCGGCCGGGGTGCTGGCGCTGCCCCTGCCGATCGCCAAGGTGAATCGGATCATGACCGCCGACAAGCAGTGGAAGGCCGCGGGCATGGGCGACACCGCCGAAACGTATCTCGCCGGTCCGGACCACCTGATGCGCTCGGATTCGCGGCTGTTCCTCGAGGACCCCCAGCGATACAAACGGGATGCGGTCGCGGCCGGAACCCGGCCGGCCGCCGTCGACACGGCGATCAGGTGGGGCGGCACCACGCTGGTTCAGCCCGTGGCCACCGCGGCGGTGCGCGCCGCCGACCGCGGAGAGTCGGGAACCCTCACCGACACCAGCTATCTGGGCCGGCGCGAACTCACCGCCTACGCCCCGCTGTCCGTGCCCAATTCCGACCTGCACTGGTCGATCGTCGCGACCAGGGAAACCGCCGAGGCCAACGCCCGCGTCATGTCGCTCACCCAGACCCTCGTGATCACCACCACCGCAATGGTTTTCGTTATCTGTGTGGCGGCGCTGCTGGTCGCGCAGATCTTCGTGCGACCCATCCGCAGGTTGCAGGCCGGCGCCCAGGAGATCGGCGCCGGCAATTACGACGTCGCGATCCCGGTCACCTCCCACGATGAAATCGGGGAACTCACGGCCGCTTTCAACGAGATGAGCCGAAACCTGCAGATCAAGGAAGAGCTGCTGGGCGAACAACGCAAGGAAAACGACCGGCTGCTCGGGTCGTTGATGCCCGAGCCGGTGGCGCGGCGATACCGCGAGGGCGAACACACGATCGCCCAGGAGCACCAGGACGTCACCGTCATCTTCGCCGACCTCGTCGGCCTCGACGAGATCTCGGGCAGGCTTTCCGGGCGCGAATTGGTGGGCATCGTCGACGAGCTGATCCGCGAACTCGACTCGGCGGCCGAATCCCTTGGTATCGAGCCGATTCGCACGCTCCACAACGGCTACCTCGCCAGCTGCGGCCTGAACTTTCCCCGCCTGGACAGCGTCCACCGCACCGTCGAATTCGCTGTCGAGATGAAAGACATCATCGCGCGCTTCAACACCAGGACGGGCTACCACCTGGCGCTGCGGGCCGGCATCAACACCGGAAACGTCATCAGCGGACTGGTCGGGCGATCCAGCATCGTCTACGACATGTGGGGCGCTGCCGTCAACCTCGCGCATCAAACACGCAGCAGCACAACGCAAACGGGGATTTACGTCACCTCGAAGGTGTACGAGGTGATGCACGACATCCGTCAGTTCACGCCCGCGGGCACCATCACGGTCGGCGGCGTCGAGCAGCAGATCTGGAAGTTGTCGGAAGGGTAA
- a CDS encoding mechanosensitive ion channel family protein: MTSLDSSSLYWAAGVVIGLPLLLIALTEWHQSLVRKDSPLARPAFLLRSYLIPLGALLVLLVNVARMPAQFTSVRVLATVFGFVVLVLLLSGLNATVFEGAPQGTWRQRIPGIFLDVTRFVLIGVGLAVIFSYVWGVRVGGLFTALGVTSVVIGLMLQNSVGQIVSGLFMLFEQPFRIGDWLDTPAARGRIVEANWRSVHIQTGRGLQITPNSVLATTSFTNLSRPPGGHQLAITTTFSEVDPPDRVCALLERVANALPQRRPNAVAAATPAGAAEYLLTVGLRSPADDSAAQATFLRWLWYAGRREGLRLDGAEDDISTPERIEKALRTVVAPALRLSQPDQQSLASHARIVRYGANEIVEHAGRVPDKMTFLLAGGVRLTATARDGTAVAVGGLDEGSFLGVTALTRQPNLSDAQAVDEITALEIDRDHLVELVTSKPLLLQDLGRAIDERRARVHEAMGQEFALSATP, from the coding sequence GTGACATCCTTGGACTCGTCGTCGCTGTACTGGGCCGCCGGTGTGGTCATCGGGCTGCCGCTGCTGCTGATCGCCCTCACCGAATGGCATCAGAGCCTGGTCCGCAAGGACAGCCCGCTGGCCCGGCCGGCGTTCCTGTTGCGCAGCTACCTGATCCCACTGGGCGCCCTGCTGGTGTTGCTGGTCAACGTGGCGCGGATGCCGGCGCAGTTCACCTCGGTTCGGGTCCTCGCGACGGTGTTCGGCTTCGTGGTGTTGGTGCTGCTGCTGTCCGGGCTCAACGCGACCGTGTTCGAGGGCGCGCCGCAAGGGACGTGGCGCCAGCGCATTCCGGGCATCTTCCTCGACGTGACCCGGTTCGTGCTGATCGGGGTCGGGCTGGCGGTCATTTTCTCCTACGTGTGGGGTGTCCGCGTCGGCGGCCTTTTCACCGCGCTGGGCGTGACCTCGGTGGTGATCGGGCTGATGCTGCAGAACTCCGTCGGCCAGATCGTGTCGGGGCTGTTCATGTTGTTCGAACAGCCATTCCGGATCGGCGACTGGCTGGACACCCCCGCGGCCCGGGGCCGCATCGTGGAGGCGAACTGGCGCTCCGTCCACATCCAGACCGGCCGTGGGCTACAGATCACCCCGAACTCGGTGCTGGCCACCACCTCGTTCACCAACCTCAGCCGCCCGCCCGGGGGCCACCAATTGGCAATCACCACAACGTTTTCCGAGGTCGACCCGCCCGACCGAGTGTGCGCATTGCTGGAACGGGTGGCCAACGCGCTGCCGCAGCGCAGGCCCAACGCCGTGGCAGCCGCGACGCCCGCCGGGGCCGCCGAGTACCTCCTCACCGTCGGGTTGAGGTCGCCCGCAGACGATTCCGCCGCGCAGGCGACGTTTCTGCGTTGGCTCTGGTACGCCGGGCGGCGCGAAGGCCTGCGCCTCGACGGCGCCGAGGACGACATCTCGACGCCCGAGCGCATCGAGAAGGCCTTGCGGACCGTGGTGGCCCCGGCGTTGCGGCTGAGCCAACCGGATCAGCAGTCGCTGGCGTCGCACGCCAGGATCGTTCGCTACGGTGCGAACGAGATCGTCGAGCACGCCGGCCGGGTTCCCGACAAGATGACGTTTCTGCTCGCGGGCGGTGTGCGATTGACCGCCACCGCCAGGGACGGAACGGCGGTCGCGGTCGGCGGGCTGGACGAGGGCTCGTTCCTGGGGGTGACCGCGCTGACCCGGCAGCCCAACCTGTCCGACGCGCAGGCGGTCGACGAAATCACCGCGCTGGAGATCGATCGCGACCACCTCGTCGAATTGGTGACCAGTAAGCCGCTGCTGCTGCAAGACCTGGGCCGCGCCATCGACGAGCGGCGCGCCAGGGTGCACGAGGCCATGGGGCAGGAGTTCGCACTGTCGGCCACCCCGTGA